One Methylobacterium sp. 77 DNA window includes the following coding sequences:
- a CDS encoding ribbon-helix-helix domain-containing protein, with amino-acid sequence MPKPPRPNLASIVAGAAPPARTADIVKLDTGHAPPRKTPSTLKERARQMSVYLEPPVYDQLRDLAHTERTKMHALMLEALDLLFKQRGTISIDGLNDRNQH; translated from the coding sequence ATGCCAAAGCCGCCTAGGCCGAACCTCGCCTCCATCGTCGCTGGAGCCGCCCCCCCGGCCAGGACCGCCGACATCGTCAAGCTCGATACGGGACACGCGCCACCCCGAAAGACGCCGAGTACCCTGAAGGAGCGTGCCCGGCAGATGTCGGTCTACCTGGAGCCGCCGGTCTACGATCAGCTGCGCGACCTCGCCCATACCGAGCGCACCAAGATGCATGCGCTCATGCTCGAAGCCCTCGACCTGCTGTTCAAACAGCGCGGTACGATCTCGATCGATGGACTCAACGACCGTAACCAGCATTGA
- a CDS encoding ParA family protein, with the protein MKAITFVTQKGGSGKSTLCISLAVAAQERGLSVCILEMDRQATISDWLDHRTVDGPEVAQIDATQIEAVMAQLRQSAYDYVFIDTPGVDSTGTLSAIRAADLCIIPCRPTPADLRAFKPTLAAVYRLEKKFAFVLNQTPPRSYRIRDAADGLAVLGILPDVNIVARTDHQDAIGVGQGVTEFNPKGQAAAEVRKLWTWIEKRMQVVKHAKAA; encoded by the coding sequence ATGAAAGCCATCACCTTCGTCACCCAAAAAGGGGGCAGCGGGAAGAGCACGTTGTGCATCTCCTTGGCCGTCGCGGCGCAGGAACGCGGCCTGTCTGTCTGCATCCTGGAGATGGATCGCCAGGCGACGATCAGCGACTGGCTCGATCACCGTACGGTGGACGGTCCCGAGGTCGCCCAGATCGATGCGACGCAGATCGAGGCCGTGATGGCCCAGCTCCGCCAATCGGCCTACGATTACGTCTTCATCGATACGCCGGGCGTGGATTCCACCGGCACCCTTTCCGCCATTCGCGCGGCCGACCTCTGCATCATCCCCTGCCGCCCCACCCCGGCCGACCTGCGCGCCTTCAAGCCGACGCTGGCCGCGGTCTACCGGCTGGAGAAGAAGTTCGCCTTCGTGCTGAACCAGACCCCGCCGCGGTCTTACCGTATCCGCGACGCGGCCGACGGCCTCGCCGTGCTGGGTATCCTGCCCGACGTGAACATCGTCGCGCGCACCGATCACCAGGATGCGATCGGCGTCGGTCAGGGCGTCACCGAATTCAATCCCAAGGGACAGGCCGCGGCGGAAGTGCGCAAGCTCTGGACTTGGATCGAGAAGCGGATGCAGGTCGTCAAGCATGCCAAAGCCGCCTAG